In a genomic window of Salegentibacter salegens:
- a CDS encoding type II toxin-antitoxin system RelE/ParE family toxin produces the protein MREILIYKNNFTNFYKSQDEKIQRKIEYALDLVRYERQIPKKFFKSLINTDGIYEIRVITAFKSIRILCFLDDGNLVVLTNCFIKKTQKTPKKEIILAEKLKKEYLKEKGT, from the coding sequence GTGAGGGAGATTCTTATATATAAAAACAATTTTACTAATTTCTATAAATCTCAAGATGAGAAAATTCAGCGAAAAATTGAATATGCTTTAGATCTGGTTCGGTATGAAAGACAAATTCCTAAGAAGTTCTTCAAATCGCTTATAAATACAGATGGAATTTATGAAATTAGAGTTATTACAGCTTTTAAAAGCATCAGAATATTATGTTTTCTGGATGATGGAAATTTAGTTGTGCTAACTAATTGCTTTATTAAAAAGACTCAAAAAACTCCAAAGAAAGAAATCATATTGGCCGAAAAGTTAAAAAAGGAATATTTAAAAGAAAAGGGCACTTGA
- a CDS encoding helix-turn-helix domain-containing protein, which translates to MKNVKKFEDLLVDKYGQKGSVKREQYDAESLSFRLGVMLKEARKSAHLTQEQLAQRTGTKKSYISRIERGLSDIQISTYQKLIEIGLEKQLNISIAE; encoded by the coding sequence ATGAAAAATGTAAAAAAATTTGAAGATTTATTAGTTGACAAATACGGTCAAAAAGGATCGGTAAAAAGAGAGCAATATGATGCCGAATCTCTTTCATTCAGACTTGGTGTAATGTTAAAGGAAGCCAGGAAGTCTGCTCACCTTACACAGGAACAACTTGCGCAACGCACCGGAACTAAAAAAAGTTATATTTCAAGAATAGAACGCGGTTTAAGTGATATTCAAATCTCTACTTACCAGAAATTGATTGAAATTGGATTGGAAAAACAGCTTAATATTTCAATTGCAGAATAA
- a CDS encoding PhnA domain-containing protein — protein MNLEKELRERNDSTCELCSATDNLQVYSLENFPGEVTDGSFMACQVCTEQLEDFDKVEVNHWRCLNDSMWSTVPAVQVTAFQMLTKLKAEGWPQDLLDMMYMEDELKAFAKSGLNSKENTIPEIIHKDSNGAVIEAGDTVVLTKDLNVKGSSLTAKRGTAIRRISLVHDNSEQIEGKVEGQQIVILTKFVKKV, from the coding sequence ATGAATTTAGAAAAGGAATTAAGAGAACGTAACGATAGTACCTGCGAACTTTGCAGTGCTACAGATAATTTACAGGTTTATAGCCTTGAGAATTTCCCGGGAGAAGTTACCGATGGAAGTTTTATGGCTTGCCAGGTTTGCACCGAACAACTGGAAGACTTTGATAAAGTTGAGGTGAACCATTGGCGTTGTTTAAACGATAGTATGTGGAGCACGGTTCCTGCTGTTCAGGTAACGGCTTTCCAAATGCTGACAAAACTTAAGGCTGAAGGCTGGCCGCAGGATTTGCTTGATATGATGTATATGGAAGACGAGTTGAAAGCTTTTGCTAAATCTGGTTTAAATTCCAAAGAAAATACCATTCCTGAAATTATTCATAAAGACAGCAACGGTGCAGTAATTGAAGCCGGGGATACTGTGGTTCTAACTAAAGACCTTAATGTAAAAGGTAGTAGCTTAACCGCTAAACGCGGTACTGCAATTAGACGTATTTCTCTGGTTCACGATAATTCCGAACAAATTGAGGGAAAGGTTGAAGGCCAGCAAATCGTGATCCTAACCAAATTTGTAAAGAAGGTTTAG
- a CDS encoding ABC transporter ATP-binding protein, which translates to MSKVIEIRQITRDFPLGNEIVKVLKGIDLDIDRGEYVAIMGPSGSGKSTLMNLLGCLDTPTSGTYILNGKDASQMGDDELAEIRNKEIGFVFQTFNLLPRTTALENVALPMIYAGYSKSDRIKRAEEVLTNVGLGDRMDHKPNQLSGGQRQRVAVGRALVNKPSIILADEPTGNLDSKTSLEIMNLFDEIHAAGNTVILVTHEEEVALHAHRIIRLRDGIVESDERKEVLSQ; encoded by the coding sequence ATGAGTAAAGTCATTGAAATCAGGCAAATTACCCGGGATTTTCCTTTGGGAAATGAAATCGTAAAAGTTTTAAAAGGGATAGATCTCGATATAGATCGTGGCGAATATGTTGCGATTATGGGACCCTCCGGTTCGGGAAAATCCACTTTAATGAATTTATTGGGCTGCCTGGATACGCCAACTTCTGGAACTTATATCCTAAACGGAAAAGATGCAAGCCAAATGGGCGACGATGAACTTGCTGAAATCAGGAATAAAGAGATCGGTTTTGTTTTTCAAACTTTTAACCTCCTCCCTAGAACCACAGCTTTAGAAAATGTTGCTTTACCAATGATCTATGCCGGTTACAGCAAAAGTGACCGGATTAAACGTGCGGAAGAAGTGCTTACCAATGTTGGTTTAGGAGACCGAATGGACCACAAACCCAATCAACTATCAGGTGGACAGCGCCAAAGGGTTGCTGTGGGACGGGCTTTGGTTAACAAGCCTTCTATAATCCTTGCCGATGAGCCTACCGGAAATCTGGATTCAAAAACTTCGTTGGAAATTATGAACCTTTTTGATGAAATCCATGCTGCGGGAAACACCGTGATTTTGGTTACTCACGAAGAAGAAGTTGCGCTCCACGCACATAGAATTATTCGACTTCGCGATGGAATAGTTGAAAGCGATGAAAGAAAAGAAGTTTTAAGTCAATAG
- a CDS encoding O-methyltransferase yields the protein MHSPFVYDLVTNCFYDKKKYKEYKLIKQYRKDLSKNHNTIKVTDFGAGSRVFTSNERTISAIAKNVGIPKKRARFLFRLANYLRCKNNLELGTSLGIGTAALAANKESNVLSIEGCPQTANVARQQLKKFDLKNVKLMVGEFEEILSKLLVFPKESIQQRTTKNKQQTNFDLVYFDGHHTQEATLKYFKQLLPTAHNDSVFVLDDIHWSPGMEAAWEEIKAHPEVRVTIDTFFLGLVFFRKEQSKQHFKIRL from the coding sequence TTGCATTCGCCTTTTGTTTATGATTTAGTGACGAATTGTTTTTATGATAAAAAGAAATACAAGGAGTATAAGCTTATAAAGCAATACCGAAAAGACCTTTCAAAAAACCACAATACCATAAAGGTTACCGATTTTGGTGCCGGAAGCAGGGTTTTTACTTCAAACGAACGTACAATTTCGGCGATCGCAAAGAATGTAGGGATTCCGAAGAAACGCGCGAGGTTTTTATTCCGGTTGGCAAATTATTTAAGATGTAAAAACAACCTTGAATTAGGTACTTCCCTGGGAATTGGCACCGCTGCACTCGCTGCGAATAAAGAAAGCAACGTTTTAAGTATAGAAGGTTGCCCCCAAACCGCAAATGTAGCGCGACAGCAATTGAAGAAATTCGATCTTAAAAATGTAAAACTTATGGTTGGAGAGTTTGAAGAAATACTTTCAAAATTATTGGTATTTCCAAAAGAAAGCATTCAACAAAGAACAACAAAAAACAAACAACAAACCAATTTCGATTTAGTTTATTTTGACGGACACCATACCCAAGAAGCTACTTTAAAATACTTTAAACAATTATTACCCACCGCGCACAATGACTCGGTTTTTGTTTTAGACGACATCCACTGGTCGCCTGGAATGGAAGCTGCCTGGGAAGAAATTAAAGCGCATCCTGAAGTAAGGGTAACTATTGACACATTTTTTCTCGGACTCGTATTTTTTAGAAAAGAACAATCTAAACAGCATTTTAAAATCAGGTTGTAA
- a CDS encoding four helix bundle protein gives MGKIEKFEDIESWQLSRIICQKVEKLFIETELGKNYGLRNQMERSSGSIMDNIAEGFGRGGNQEFHNFLSYSKGSASELRSQLYRALDKNLISTDQFEDLKIDCLKAENKIGAFMHYLRKTDLKGIKFKKP, from the coding sequence ATGGGAAAAATTGAAAAGTTTGAGGATATTGAATCCTGGCAATTGTCCAGAATCATTTGTCAAAAAGTTGAAAAACTATTTATCGAGACTGAACTCGGGAAAAATTACGGATTACGAAATCAAATGGAGAGAAGTTCAGGTTCAATTATGGATAATATTGCTGAAGGATTTGGAAGAGGTGGCAATCAGGAATTTCATAATTTTTTAAGCTATTCAAAAGGTTCAGCTTCTGAGCTAAGATCGCAACTTTATAGGGCTCTGGATAAAAACCTAATAAGTACGGACCAGTTTGAAGATTTAAAAATTGATTGTCTGAAAGCAGAAAATAAAATAGGAGCTTTTATGCACTATCTGAGAAAAACAGACCTTAAAGGAATTAAATTCAAAAAACCATAA
- a CDS encoding ABC-F family ATP-binding cassette domain-containing protein, with product MNYLSVENIAKAYGEHVLFEDISFGINEGQKVGFIAKNGTGKTSLLNILAGFDSPDAGKVVYRKDITTAFLPQEPNLDPNLTVEETIFSSDNEILNIINRYEKALINPEDEDAYQKAFEEMDAAQAWDFETQYKQILFKLKLDDLSKEVKYLSGGQKKRLALTVMLLQKPNFIIMDEPTNHLDLDMIEWLEEYFRKENFTIFMVTHDRYFLERVCNEIVELDHGNLYTYKGNYGYYLDKKDARMAQEATNTEKAKQLYKKELDWMRRQPKARTTKSKSRIDDFQDIKDRAHKRRQDHEIQLELNMERMGSKIVELHNIGKSFEDNELLKNFSYNFKRGERIGIIGKNGTGKSTFLNILTGAIKPDAGKVVIGETIKFGYYTQAGITIKPGQKVIEVIREFGEYIPLKKGRQISAQQLLERFLFDRKKQYDFVEKLSGGERKRLYLCTVLIQNPNFLILDEPTNDLDIVTLNVLESFLLDFPGCLVVVSHDRYFMDKIVDHLFVFQGNTEVQDFPGNYSDYREYEDSATAEAREETQSTDQKDNKKDWKKTSSGSKLSYNEQKEFGKLEKEIAKLEKKKEDIQQKFLQDLSGEKVAENSVELKKIENKIEEKTERWFELGAKAE from the coding sequence GTGAATTATTTAAGTGTAGAAAATATTGCCAAAGCCTACGGTGAACATGTATTATTCGAAGATATTTCCTTCGGAATTAATGAAGGCCAAAAAGTAGGATTTATCGCCAAGAATGGAACCGGAAAAACTTCCCTCCTAAATATCCTGGCAGGATTCGATTCGCCAGATGCCGGGAAAGTGGTATACAGAAAAGATATCACTACCGCTTTTCTCCCGCAGGAACCCAATTTAGATCCTAATTTAACGGTGGAAGAAACTATATTTTCTTCAGATAATGAAATTCTGAATATTATAAATCGTTACGAAAAAGCGCTTATAAATCCCGAGGATGAAGATGCGTATCAGAAAGCTTTTGAGGAAATGGATGCGGCACAAGCCTGGGATTTTGAAACTCAGTACAAACAAATTCTTTTTAAACTGAAGTTAGACGATCTCTCTAAAGAAGTAAAATATCTTTCTGGCGGACAAAAAAAGCGCCTTGCCCTTACGGTTATGCTTCTACAAAAACCGAACTTCATCATTATGGATGAGCCCACCAACCACCTGGATCTGGATATGATCGAGTGGCTGGAAGAATATTTTAGAAAAGAAAATTTCACCATTTTTATGGTAACGCACGACAGGTATTTCCTGGAACGTGTTTGTAACGAAATCGTTGAACTAGATCACGGTAATCTTTATACTTATAAAGGAAACTACGGTTATTACCTGGATAAGAAAGATGCCCGAATGGCCCAGGAAGCCACTAATACCGAAAAAGCCAAACAACTTTATAAAAAAGAACTGGATTGGATGCGTCGTCAACCAAAGGCACGTACTACAAAATCTAAATCTAGAATAGACGATTTTCAGGATATCAAAGACCGGGCGCATAAACGCAGGCAGGATCACGAAATTCAGCTGGAGCTCAATATGGAACGTATGGGTAGCAAAATCGTAGAGCTGCATAATATTGGAAAGTCTTTTGAAGACAATGAATTACTTAAAAATTTCAGCTATAATTTTAAACGCGGCGAACGCATTGGAATTATTGGTAAAAACGGGACGGGAAAATCTACCTTCCTAAACATCCTCACCGGGGCGATTAAACCCGACGCTGGAAAAGTAGTTATTGGGGAAACCATAAAATTTGGTTATTACACACAGGCTGGGATCACTATTAAACCCGGGCAAAAAGTTATCGAGGTAATTCGGGAATTTGGCGAATATATCCCGTTGAAAAAAGGCCGGCAAATTTCGGCCCAGCAGCTGCTGGAACGCTTTTTATTCGATCGTAAAAAGCAATACGATTTTGTTGAAAAACTGAGTGGTGGCGAACGCAAAAGACTTTATCTCTGCACAGTGCTTATTCAAAATCCTAATTTCCTAATTCTTGATGAGCCTACCAACGATCTTGATATTGTTACACTAAACGTGCTGGAGAGCTTCTTACTGGACTTTCCAGGTTGCTTGGTAGTGGTTTCCCACGATAGGTATTTTATGGATAAGATCGTAGATCACCTATTCGTATTTCAGGGAAATACCGAAGTGCAGGATTTCCCAGGGAATTATTCCGATTATCGTGAATATGAAGATAGCGCTACTGCAGAAGCCAGAGAAGAAACCCAATCTACCGACCAAAAAGACAATAAAAAAGACTGGAAAAAAACGAGCTCTGGAAGTAAGTTAAGTTACAACGAACAAAAAGAATTCGGAAAGCTGGAAAAAGAGATAGCTAAACTCGAAAAGAAAAAAGAGGATATTCAGCAAAAATTCCTCCAGGACCTCAGCGGCGAAAAAGTAGCCGAAAATTCTGTTGAACTTAAAAAAATAGAAAACAAAATAGAAGAAAAAACCGAACGTTGGTTTGAACTTGGCGCCAAGGCGGAATAG
- a CDS encoding polysaccharide biosynthesis/export family protein — MLKRYYLILILLAGVLSFSSCISTKKTTYLQDNDEKLDSVIQIQQLKKPYRIQTGDLLSIRVKALDQELVGMFNPVGEANPNATTEEAVYFDGFIVDDHGNIRVPTLGEVNVLGYTEKEIREKIEGLLLENYFREEANIFVTVKLAGIRYTTLGEIGTGSQVIYKEKVTIMEAVANAGGITEYGDMENVKIIRQYPEGEKVHRIDLTDIDATKSEYYYIQPNDLILVNALPQKALGLGTTGLEIFRTGVTILSFITTTILLFSRI, encoded by the coding sequence ATGCTGAAGAGATACTATTTAATTCTAATCTTACTGGCGGGAGTTTTGAGTTTCTCGTCCTGTATTTCTACTAAAAAAACTACTTATCTTCAGGATAACGACGAAAAGCTGGATAGTGTTATTCAAATTCAACAGCTTAAAAAACCATATCGCATTCAAACCGGAGACCTTTTAAGTATTCGGGTAAAAGCCCTGGATCAGGAATTGGTGGGAATGTTTAACCCGGTTGGAGAAGCAAATCCGAATGCCACTACTGAAGAAGCCGTTTATTTTGATGGATTTATAGTAGATGATCACGGGAATATTCGCGTACCAACTTTAGGCGAGGTGAATGTTTTAGGCTACACCGAAAAGGAGATCAGGGAGAAAATTGAAGGACTATTACTGGAAAATTATTTTAGGGAAGAAGCTAATATTTTTGTGACCGTAAAGCTGGCCGGAATACGGTATACCACCCTGGGTGAAATAGGAACCGGTAGCCAGGTAATTTATAAAGAAAAGGTAACAATTATGGAGGCCGTGGCCAATGCCGGTGGAATTACCGAATATGGCGATATGGAAAATGTAAAAATCATCAGGCAATATCCCGAGGGCGAAAAGGTGCATCGTATAGACCTAACCGATATTGATGCAACTAAAAGTGAGTATTACTATATTCAACCCAACGACCTTATTTTAGTCAATGCATTGCCGCAAAAAGCATTGGGACTGGGAACAACCGGACTGGAAATATTTAGAACCGGAGTTACTATATTATCGTTTATTACAACTACAATATTATTATTTAGCAGGATTTAA
- a CDS encoding polysaccharide biosynthesis tyrosine autokinase, giving the protein MAHEDDHISDVGSTFDFKGFVLKVISYWKLILLSVGISLAVAYYNNVRKLPVYNLGNSISIKDDQNPFFTSNTSLTFNWGGTSDKVNTAMTILRSRSHNEEVVEELQFYTQYLKDGEYQRIDAYGSAPFKVVADTTMSQALNVTMTITFLDSSTYNLKANVPSSLSLQNYKTKEKTYREVDPKEFSKNYKSGEQVRLPFFSGTILRVEQPLQVGTPFYVSFMNFDSAVGRYRNVNVSPESQGSSVLRMSQTGGNKDRIVDYLNGTVRVLSENMLARKNLFATKTIRFIDSSLAVQSEALKLVEAELNQFRNENAIMDISAESSQLSNRLSTLDLRKEDIRRQLSYYETLRNYLETRNDYSNAPAPSVAGISEGSIASGVSRIISLAEERSNYQYSLKEDSPVFDDIDRQINSVKSILLENISSSKGLLQDEQRDINQQIARLESEISKLPQEEQDLLKIQRRYSLNEKSYNMFLEKRSEAGLIKAANVSDVMVIDSAKDTGGGQIGPNTQLNYVMAVLVGGVIPLTFVFLLVFLNTNIHNAQEVTRLSPIPILGMIGKSKTDSNLVVFNNPKSSISEGFRGLRSSLQFMYKKQGVTGSKTLLITSSVSGEGKTFCAMNLATVFALSERKTVLVGVDLRKPKIFDDFQLNNDVGVVNYLIDQAGTDEIIQQSKIPYLDVITAGPVPPNPSELLINEQMDKLMEELKQKYDYIILDTPPIGMVADALNLVKHADATIYLIRQDYTKRGMLESINEKYHKGEIKNISFVLNHFVHRAKYGYGYGYGYGYGYGYGYGYNRYSKGYVEKSDPTRKFKRWWKKAMRNFE; this is encoded by the coding sequence ATGGCGCATGAAGATGATCACATATCAGATGTAGGCTCAACCTTCGATTTTAAAGGGTTTGTGCTTAAAGTGATAAGTTACTGGAAGTTAATTTTACTTTCGGTGGGGATAAGCCTGGCGGTAGCCTATTATAACAATGTAAGGAAATTACCGGTTTATAACCTGGGGAACTCCATTTCTATAAAAGACGATCAGAATCCGTTTTTTACCAGTAATACCAGTTTAACTTTTAACTGGGGCGGGACTTCAGATAAGGTGAATACTGCGATGACGATTTTAAGGTCGCGCTCGCATAATGAAGAGGTAGTAGAAGAACTTCAATTCTATACCCAGTATTTAAAGGATGGCGAATATCAACGTATAGATGCCTATGGCAGTGCACCCTTTAAAGTAGTTGCCGATACAACGATGTCGCAAGCTTTAAATGTAACGATGACGATTACATTTTTAGATTCGTCTACATACAATTTAAAAGCAAATGTTCCTTCAAGTTTGAGTCTTCAGAATTATAAAACTAAAGAGAAAACTTATCGGGAGGTTGATCCTAAAGAATTCAGTAAAAATTATAAATCAGGAGAACAGGTTCGGCTTCCATTTTTTAGCGGAACTATTCTTAGGGTAGAGCAACCCCTGCAGGTTGGGACTCCATTCTACGTGAGTTTTATGAATTTTGACTCGGCTGTGGGGAGGTACCGAAATGTAAATGTTAGCCCCGAATCCCAGGGTTCTTCGGTTTTAAGGATGAGTCAAACCGGTGGTAATAAAGATAGAATTGTAGATTACCTCAATGGAACTGTACGGGTGCTAAGCGAAAATATGCTGGCGCGGAAAAATCTTTTTGCTACCAAAACCATTCGGTTTATAGATTCCAGTTTGGCAGTACAATCTGAAGCATTGAAGTTGGTAGAAGCAGAGCTGAACCAGTTTAGGAATGAAAATGCAATCATGGATATTTCTGCTGAAAGTTCTCAGCTTTCCAACCGGCTTTCTACCTTAGACCTAAGAAAAGAAGATATTAGGCGGCAACTTTCTTACTACGAAACCTTAAGAAATTACCTGGAAACCCGGAATGATTATTCTAACGCTCCCGCGCCTTCGGTAGCAGGAATTTCAGAAGGGAGCATAGCCAGTGGAGTTTCCCGTATTATTTCCCTTGCAGAAGAAAGAAGTAACTACCAATATTCCTTAAAGGAGGATTCTCCTGTATTTGACGATATAGACCGGCAAATCAACTCGGTTAAGTCTATTTTACTGGAAAATATTAGTTCCTCTAAAGGTTTATTACAGGATGAACAAAGAGATATAAATCAACAAATCGCGCGTCTGGAGTCTGAAATAAGTAAGCTTCCGCAGGAAGAACAGGATTTGCTTAAAATTCAGCGTCGTTACAGCCTAAACGAGAAATCTTACAATATGTTCCTGGAAAAAAGGAGCGAGGCGGGGCTTATAAAAGCTGCGAATGTAAGTGATGTGATGGTAATCGATTCGGCTAAAGATACCGGTGGCGGACAAATTGGTCCAAATACCCAGCTTAATTATGTTATGGCGGTCTTGGTTGGGGGCGTGATTCCGCTAACCTTTGTTTTTCTGTTGGTTTTCTTAAATACGAATATTCATAACGCCCAGGAAGTAACACGTTTATCCCCAATTCCTATTTTGGGAATGATAGGAAAAAGTAAAACCGATTCGAATCTGGTGGTTTTTAACAATCCAAAATCATCAATTTCAGAAGGGTTTCGGGGCCTGCGTTCCAGTCTCCAGTTTATGTATAAGAAGCAAGGCGTTACCGGTTCTAAAACACTGTTAATTACTTCTTCTGTTTCGGGGGAAGGGAAAACTTTCTGCGCGATGAACCTGGCAACGGTTTTCGCCTTAAGTGAACGCAAAACAGTGCTGGTAGGTGTCGATTTAAGAAAGCCGAAGATCTTTGATGATTTTCAGCTGAACAATGATGTGGGAGTAGTGAATTATTTAATAGACCAGGCAGGAACCGATGAGATTATTCAGCAAAGTAAGATTCCTTATTTAGACGTAATTACGGCCGGGCCGGTGCCCCCCAACCCATCAGAGTTGCTTATTAACGAGCAAATGGATAAGTTGATGGAGGAATTAAAACAGAAATACGACTATATAATTCTGGATACTCCGCCAATTGGGATGGTAGCCGATGCTTTAAACCTCGTAAAACACGCAGATGCCACGATTTATTTGATACGCCAGGATTATACCAAACGCGGAATGTTGGAATCTATAAACGAGAAATATCATAAAGGCGAGATTAAGAATATCAGTTTTGTATTAAACCATTTTGTGCACCGTGCTAAATATGGTTATGGATACGGCTACGGCTATGGCTACGGCTATGGTTATGGCTACGGTTACAACCGTTATTCTAAAGGCTACGTAGAAAAATCTGATCCCACCCGAAAATTCAAACGCTGGTGGAAAAAGGCGATGCGGAATTTTGAGTAA
- a CDS encoding four helix bundle protein: MMNHKDLDVWKRSIDLVEEIYKLTSNFPSSEIYGLTNQLRRASVSIPSNIAEGAVRKGDKELLYFINIAIGSVAEIETQLIIAERLDYINDGNNVFESAIEVRKLLLGFRNYLNRKE, from the coding sequence ATGATGAATCATAAAGATCTGGATGTTTGGAAAAGGAGTATAGATTTGGTGGAGGAGATTTATAAGCTTACTTCTAATTTTCCTTCTTCAGAAATATATGGTTTGACAAACCAGCTTAGAAGGGCTTCGGTTTCAATTCCTTCAAATATTGCTGAAGGTGCAGTCCGAAAAGGCGATAAAGAACTGCTTTATTTTATAAATATTGCAATTGGTTCAGTTGCCGAAATAGAAACTCAATTAATAATCGCAGAAAGATTAGATTATATCAACGATGGAAACAACGTCTTTGAATCAGCCATAGAAGTTCGTAAGTTATTACTAGGGTTCAGAAATTATTTAAATAGAAAGGAATGA
- a CDS encoding ABC transporter permease, with product MSEANNNDWLYEITPKRKLIDLNFKEVWRYRDLLILFVKRDIVTVYKQTILGPLWYFIQPLFTSIIFTLVFNNIASIPTGNVPAFLFNLTGITAWNYFNQCLTGTSNTFSANAGIFGKVYFPRVIMPLKTVISNLFKFGIQLLILIIFYFYFIFNGAEISPNANIVLFPVYVLMMALLGLGAGMTISALTTKYRDLTVLVGFATTLLMYISAVPYPLSEVSEKMPDWAWLVKYNPLTQIIEGFRYMVLDTGTFTWPGFLYTLGLSIVLFLLGLIIFNRTEKNFIDTV from the coding sequence ATGAGCGAAGCGAATAACAACGACTGGCTATACGAAATCACCCCTAAGCGAAAGCTGATAGATCTTAATTTTAAGGAGGTTTGGCGGTATCGCGATTTGTTGATCCTTTTTGTGAAAAGGGATATTGTTACTGTTTATAAACAAACTATTTTAGGGCCTTTATGGTATTTTATCCAGCCGCTTTTTACCTCGATTATCTTTACCCTTGTTTTTAATAATATTGCTAGTATTCCCACCGGGAATGTACCTGCTTTTTTATTCAACCTCACCGGGATCACCGCCTGGAACTATTTTAACCAGTGCCTTACTGGAACTTCAAACACCTTTAGCGCTAACGCAGGAATTTTCGGAAAGGTCTATTTTCCGCGGGTGATTATGCCGTTAAAAACAGTGATCTCTAATTTATTTAAATTCGGAATCCAATTGCTGATATTAATTATTTTCTATTTCTATTTTATATTTAATGGTGCAGAAATTAGTCCGAATGCGAATATAGTTTTATTTCCGGTTTATGTGTTAATGATGGCTTTATTAGGGCTTGGCGCTGGAATGACGATTTCAGCTTTAACCACCAAATATCGTGATTTAACTGTTTTAGTAGGTTTTGCCACAACGTTATTAATGTATATTTCGGCGGTTCCTTATCCACTAAGCGAGGTTTCCGAAAAGATGCCAGACTGGGCCTGGCTGGTAAAATATAATCCCTTAACGCAAATAATCGAAGGCTTTAGGTATATGGTATTAGATACCGGAACTTTTACCTGGCCTGGTTTTTTATACACTTTAGGATTGTCAATTGTGCTCTTTCTACTGGGTTTAATTATTTTTAATCGAACTGAGAAGAATTTTATTGATACGGTTTAA
- a CDS encoding FkbM family methyltransferase codes for MRGWLIKILQAFKLLRFFNFNAYAPVNKKLFKIPLMGNTGIVNLQISEPWMTEILEFIVSFEKGKFVDVGVNLGQTLLKLKSVNSKTEYIGFEPNSHCVNYVSKLIKENRFENTCIIPVGISNEVSLAKLYFTTNSSTDSAASTIQGFRKENAIKFSNYITLLDVTTIENAVNLSGVSILKIDVEGGELEVLKSFHSRIQQDQPLILIEILPVYSQENSLRKKRQDEIEVLIKNLNYTIFKIIKHKKVLELEKIDFIGIHSDLNLCDYILVPKNRLKLFLERFNDV; via the coding sequence ATGCGCGGCTGGTTAATCAAAATTTTACAGGCTTTTAAGCTCTTGAGATTTTTTAATTTTAATGCTTATGCACCTGTTAATAAGAAGCTCTTTAAAATTCCTTTAATGGGAAACACAGGTATAGTTAACTTGCAGATTTCGGAACCCTGGATGACAGAAATTTTGGAGTTTATTGTGTCTTTTGAAAAAGGAAAATTTGTTGATGTTGGAGTTAATTTAGGTCAAACACTATTGAAACTGAAGAGTGTGAATTCTAAAACCGAATATATTGGATTTGAGCCAAATTCCCATTGTGTTAATTATGTTTCTAAGCTTATTAAAGAAAATAGGTTTGAAAACACGTGTATTATACCAGTTGGTATTTCGAATGAGGTATCTTTAGCTAAGCTTTATTTCACTACTAATTCCAGTACCGATAGTGCTGCATCTACGATCCAGGGATTTCGTAAAGAAAACGCTATAAAATTTTCAAATTATATAACACTACTAGATGTTACTACTATTGAAAATGCTGTAAATCTTTCAGGAGTATCAATTTTAAAGATTGATGTCGAAGGAGGAGAACTGGAAGTCTTAAAAAGTTTTCACAGCAGGATTCAACAAGATCAACCCCTCATTCTTATAGAAATACTTCCTGTTTACTCGCAAGAGAATTCTTTACGAAAAAAAAGACAGGATGAAATTGAGGTATTAATTAAAAATCTTAATTATACCATTTTCAAAATAATTAAACACAAAAAAGTACTTGAATTAGAGAAAATTGATTTTATTGGTATTCACTCAGATTTAAACCTCTGTGATTATATCTTGGTGCCAAAAAATAGACTTAAATTATTTTTGGAAAGATTTAATGATGTATAA